Proteins from a genomic interval of Ovis aries strain OAR_USU_Benz2616 breed Rambouillet chromosome 25, ARS-UI_Ramb_v3.0, whole genome shotgun sequence:
- the COG2 gene encoding conserved oligomeric Golgi complex subunit 2 isoform X2: protein MEKSRMSLPKGPDTLCFDKDEFMKEDFDVDHFVSDCRKRVQLEALRDDLELYYKLLKAAMVELINKDYADFVNLSTNLVGMDKALNQLSVPLGQLREEVLSLQSSVSEGIRAVDERLSKQEDIRKKKICVLRLIQVIRSVEKIEKILNSQHSKETSALEASSPLLTGQILERIATEFNQLQFHAVQSKGLPLLDKIRPRIAGITAVLQQSLEGLLLEGIQTSSVDIIRHCLRTYATIDKTRDAEALVGQVLVKPYVDEVILEQIVDSHLSDLQLMYAKLLEFVPHHCRLLREVTGGATSSEKGNTVPGYDFLVNSVWPEIVRGLEEKLPSLFNPGDPDAFHQKYTISMDFVRAFERQCGSQASVKRLRAHPAYHSFNNKWNLPVYFQIRFREIAGSLEAALTDVLEDAPAGSSYRLLASHRTWSSLQRCWSDEMFLPLLAHRLWRLTLQILARYSVFVKELLLRPISNESAKDIKKPLVTGSKELSITQGNCEDQASGPSETKPIVSISSTQLVYVVTDLDRLQEQLPELLETIKPKLEVMGFKNFSSISALEDSQLSLSACVPALSEKITQDLSESCFSHLKSALEVPRLYRRTNKEVPVTASSYVDSALKPLYQLQSGHKDKLKQATIQQWLEATLSESTHKYYETVSDVLSSVRKMEESLKRLKQARRAPPTSPAGLSGGGMSDDDKIRLQLALDVAYLGEQVTRAPLPFQGPGCIPGAQQAPGDDWERPKVRSGARREDQGPRRLRRRLCAQRYEKGKADSVSPVNWHSVGSLVLLFPELLGREPVGRGAVLSVQCLKQA from the exons ATGGAGAAAAGTAGGATGAGCCTGCCCAAGGGGCCGGACACGCTGTGCTTCGACAAGGACGAGTTCATGAAG GAAGACTTCGACGTGGATCACTTTGTGTCTGACTGTCGGAAGCGAGTCCAGCTGGAAGCGCTTAGAGACGACCTGGAACTCTACTATAAGCTGCTCAAAGCAGCCATGGTCGAGCTCATCAACAAGGACTACGCAGACTTTGTCAACCTGTCGACGAACCTG GTCGGCATGGACAAGGCCCTCAATCAGCTTTCTGTGCCTTTGGGACAGTTACGAGAAGAGGTTCTG agTCTGCAGTCATCTGTCAGTGAAGGGATTCGGGCAGTAGACGAGCGACTGTCTAAGCAAGAGGACATTAGGAAGAAGAAG atatgTGTATTGCGGCTTATACAGGTTATTCGATCAgttgagaaaattgaaaaaatcTTAAATTCTCAACATTCTAAAGAAACATCTGCTCTAGAAGCAAGCAG CCCGCTTTTGACTGGACAAATTTTGGAGAGAATTGCCACAGAATTTAATCAGTTACAGTTTCATGCTGTTCAAAGCAAAGGCTTGCCTCTTTTGGACAAAATAAGACCA CGCATAGCTGGCATCACAGCCGTGCTGCAGCAGTCACTGGAAGGCCTCCTGCTAGAAGGCATTCAGACTTCCAGTGTCGATATTATTCGGCACTGCTTACGGACTTACGCCACGATCGACAAGACCCGGGATGCAGAGGCCTTGGTCGGTCAAGTCCTTGTGAAGCCATACGTAGACGAG GTGATTCTAGAGCAGATTGTTGACAGTCATCTGAGTGACCTCCAGCTCATGTATGCTAAGCTCTTGGAGTTCGTTCCGCATCACTGCCGCCTTCTTCGAGAGGTCACAGGAGGAGCCACCTCAAG TGAAAAGGGCAACACTGTTCCCGGCTATGATTTTTTGGTGAATTCTGTCTGGCCAGAAATAGTACGAGGATTAGAAGAAAAATTGCCCTCGCTGTTTAATCCTGGGGACCCTGATGCGTTTCACCAG aaatataccATAAGTATGGATTTTGTAAGAGCGTTTGAACGGCAGTGTGGATCACAGGCCAGTGTCAAAAGATTAAGAGCGCATCCTGCCTATCACAGCTTCAATAATAAGTGGAACTTGcctgtttattttcaaataag ATTTAGAGAAATAGCGGGATCCTTAGAAGCAGCACTTACAGATGTCCTGGAAGATGCACCAG CTGGGAGCTCGTATCGCCTTTTGGCTTCTCATAGGACGTGGAGCAGCCTTCAGAGGTGCTGGTCTGACGAGATGTTCTTGCCGCTGCTGGCGCATCGTCTGTGGAGGCTGACGCTGCAGATTCTGGCCCGGTACTCCGTATTTGTCAAGGAG CTTTTACTCAGGCCCATCTCTAATGAAAGTGCTAAGGATATTAAAAAGCCTTTGGTAACTGGCAGCAAAGAGCTTTCTATCACCCAAGGAAATTGCGAAGACCAAGCAAGTGGCCCGTCTGAAACAAAGCCCATTGTTTCCATTTCCAGCACTCAACTTGTCTATGTGGTCACAGACCTGGACAGGCTTCAGGAGCAG CTTCCAGAACTCTTAGAAACAATCAAGCCAAAACTTGAAGTGATGggctttaagaatttttcttccATCTCAG CCCTGGAGGACTCCCAGCTGTCTTTGTCTGCCTGTGTACCTGCCTTGAGTGAGAAAATCACCCAGGACTTAAGTGAGTCTTGCTTTAGTCATCTGAAAAGTGCCCTGGAGGTTCCCAGGCTGTACCGAAGAACCAATAAG GAGGTGCCCGTGACAGCCTCCTCTTACGTGGACAGCGCTCTGAAGCCATTGTACCAGCTTCAGAGCGGGCACAAGGACAAGCTCAAGCAGGCCACGATTCAGCAGTGGTTAGAAGCCACCCTCTCTGAGAGCACGCATAA GTACTATGAGACCGTGTCGGACGTCCTGAGCTCTGTGAGGAAGATGGAGGAAAGCCTGAAGAGGCTCAAGCAAGCCAGGAGAGCCCCTCCCACCAGCCCGGCTGGCCTCAGTGGCGGTGGCATGAGCGATGATGACAAGATCCGACTGCAGCTGGCCTTGGACGTTGCGTATTTAGGAGAGCAGGTGACTCGCGCGCCGCTGCCCTTCCAGGGGCCTGGCTGCATTCCAGGGGCCCAGCAGGCACCGGGCGATGACTGGGAGAGACCAAAAGTTCGTTCCGGTGCTAGAAGAGAGGACCAGGGCCCCAGACGCTTAAGGAGGAGGCTGTGTGCCCAGCGATATGAGAAGGGAAAAGCAGACTCTGTGAGCCCAGTGAACTGGCATTCTGTTGGCTCGCTGGTGCTCCTGTTCCCAGAGCTGCTGGGACGTGAGCCCGTAGGCAGAGGTGCTGTCCTTTCGGTCCAGTGCCTGAAACAAGCTTGA
- the COG2 gene encoding conserved oligomeric Golgi complex subunit 2 isoform X3, with translation MEKSRMSLPKGPDTLCFDKDEFMKEDFDVDHFVSDCRKRVQLEALRDDLELYYKLLKAAMVELINKDYADFVNLSTNLVGMDKALNQLSVPLGQLREEVLSLQSSVSEGIRAVDERLSKQEDIRKKKICVLRLIQVIRSVEKIEKILNSQHSKETSALEASSPLLTGQILERIATEFNQLQFHAVQSKGLPLLDKIRPRIAGITAVLQQSLEGLLLEGIQTSSVDIIRHCLRTYATIDKTRDAEALVGQVLVKPYVDEVILEQIVDSHLSDLQLMYAKLLEFVPHHCRLLREVTGGATSSEKGNTVPGYDFLVNSVWPEIVRGLEEKLPSLFNPGDPDAFHQKYTISMDFVRAFERQCGSQASVKRLRAHPAYHSFNNKWNLPVYFQIRFREIAGSLEAALTDVLEDAPAGSSYRLLASHRTWSSLQRCWSDEMFLPLLAHRLWRLTLQILARYSVFVKELLLRPISNESAKDIKKPLVTGSKELSITQGNCEDQASGPSETKPIVSISSTQLVYVVTDLDRLQEQLPELLETIKPKLEVMGFKNFSSISAALEDSQLSLSACVPALSEKITQDLSESCFSHLKSALEVPRLYRRTNKEVPVTASSYVDSALKPLYQLQSGHKDKLKQATIQQWLEATLSESTHKYYETVSDVLSSVRKMEESLKRLKQARRAPPTSPAGLSGGGMSDDDKIRLQLALDVAYLGEQIEKMGLQTKDIRSFPALAELVAAAKDQATAEQP, from the exons ATGGAGAAAAGTAGGATGAGCCTGCCCAAGGGGCCGGACACGCTGTGCTTCGACAAGGACGAGTTCATGAAG GAAGACTTCGACGTGGATCACTTTGTGTCTGACTGTCGGAAGCGAGTCCAGCTGGAAGCGCTTAGAGACGACCTGGAACTCTACTATAAGCTGCTCAAAGCAGCCATGGTCGAGCTCATCAACAAGGACTACGCAGACTTTGTCAACCTGTCGACGAACCTG GTCGGCATGGACAAGGCCCTCAATCAGCTTTCTGTGCCTTTGGGACAGTTACGAGAAGAGGTTCTG agTCTGCAGTCATCTGTCAGTGAAGGGATTCGGGCAGTAGACGAGCGACTGTCTAAGCAAGAGGACATTAGGAAGAAGAAG atatgTGTATTGCGGCTTATACAGGTTATTCGATCAgttgagaaaattgaaaaaatcTTAAATTCTCAACATTCTAAAGAAACATCTGCTCTAGAAGCAAGCAG CCCGCTTTTGACTGGACAAATTTTGGAGAGAATTGCCACAGAATTTAATCAGTTACAGTTTCATGCTGTTCAAAGCAAAGGCTTGCCTCTTTTGGACAAAATAAGACCA CGCATAGCTGGCATCACAGCCGTGCTGCAGCAGTCACTGGAAGGCCTCCTGCTAGAAGGCATTCAGACTTCCAGTGTCGATATTATTCGGCACTGCTTACGGACTTACGCCACGATCGACAAGACCCGGGATGCAGAGGCCTTGGTCGGTCAAGTCCTTGTGAAGCCATACGTAGACGAG GTGATTCTAGAGCAGATTGTTGACAGTCATCTGAGTGACCTCCAGCTCATGTATGCTAAGCTCTTGGAGTTCGTTCCGCATCACTGCCGCCTTCTTCGAGAGGTCACAGGAGGAGCCACCTCAAG TGAAAAGGGCAACACTGTTCCCGGCTATGATTTTTTGGTGAATTCTGTCTGGCCAGAAATAGTACGAGGATTAGAAGAAAAATTGCCCTCGCTGTTTAATCCTGGGGACCCTGATGCGTTTCACCAG aaatataccATAAGTATGGATTTTGTAAGAGCGTTTGAACGGCAGTGTGGATCACAGGCCAGTGTCAAAAGATTAAGAGCGCATCCTGCCTATCACAGCTTCAATAATAAGTGGAACTTGcctgtttattttcaaataag ATTTAGAGAAATAGCGGGATCCTTAGAAGCAGCACTTACAGATGTCCTGGAAGATGCACCAG CTGGGAGCTCGTATCGCCTTTTGGCTTCTCATAGGACGTGGAGCAGCCTTCAGAGGTGCTGGTCTGACGAGATGTTCTTGCCGCTGCTGGCGCATCGTCTGTGGAGGCTGACGCTGCAGATTCTGGCCCGGTACTCCGTATTTGTCAAGGAG CTTTTACTCAGGCCCATCTCTAATGAAAGTGCTAAGGATATTAAAAAGCCTTTGGTAACTGGCAGCAAAGAGCTTTCTATCACCCAAGGAAATTGCGAAGACCAAGCAAGTGGCCCGTCTGAAACAAAGCCCATTGTTTCCATTTCCAGCACTCAACTTGTCTATGTGGTCACAGACCTGGACAGGCTTCAGGAGCAG CTTCCAGAACTCTTAGAAACAATCAAGCCAAAACTTGAAGTGATGggctttaagaatttttcttccATCTCAG CAGCCCTGGAGGACTCCCAGCTGTCTTTGTCTGCCTGTGTACCTGCCTTGAGTGAGAAAATCACCCAGGACTTAAGTGAGTCTTGCTTTAGTCATCTGAAAAGTGCCCTGGAGGTTCCCAGGCTGTACCGAAGAACCAATAAG GAGGTGCCCGTGACAGCCTCCTCTTACGTGGACAGCGCTCTGAAGCCATTGTACCAGCTTCAGAGCGGGCACAAGGACAAGCTCAAGCAGGCCACGATTCAGCAGTGGTTAGAAGCCACCCTCTCTGAGAGCACGCATAA GTACTATGAGACCGTGTCGGACGTCCTGAGCTCTGTGAGGAAGATGGAGGAAAGCCTGAAGAGGCTCAAGCAAGCCAGGAGAGCCCCTCCCACCAGCCCGGCTGGCCTCAGTGGCGGTGGCATGAGCGATGATGACAAGATCCGACTGCAGCTGGCCTTGGACGTTGCGTATTTAGGAGAGCAG
- the COG2 gene encoding conserved oligomeric Golgi complex subunit 2 isoform X1 — MEKSRMSLPKGPDTLCFDKDEFMKEDFDVDHFVSDCRKRVQLEALRDDLELYYKLLKAAMVELINKDYADFVNLSTNLVGMDKALNQLSVPLGQLREEVLSLQSSVSEGIRAVDERLSKQEDIRKKKICVLRLIQVIRSVEKIEKILNSQHSKETSALEASSPLLTGQILERIATEFNQLQFHAVQSKGLPLLDKIRPRIAGITAVLQQSLEGLLLEGIQTSSVDIIRHCLRTYATIDKTRDAEALVGQVLVKPYVDEVILEQIVDSHLSDLQLMYAKLLEFVPHHCRLLREVTGGATSSEKGNTVPGYDFLVNSVWPEIVRGLEEKLPSLFNPGDPDAFHQKYTISMDFVRAFERQCGSQASVKRLRAHPAYHSFNNKWNLPVYFQIRFREIAGSLEAALTDVLEDAPAGSSYRLLASHRTWSSLQRCWSDEMFLPLLAHRLWRLTLQILARYSVFVKELLLRPISNESAKDIKKPLVTGSKELSITQGNCEDQASGPSETKPIVSISSTQLVYVVTDLDRLQEQLPELLETIKPKLEVMGFKNFSSISAALEDSQLSLSACVPALSEKITQDLSESCFSHLKSALEVPRLYRRTNKEVPVTASSYVDSALKPLYQLQSGHKDKLKQATIQQWLEATLSESTHKYYETVSDVLSSVRKMEESLKRLKQARRAPPTSPAGLSGGGMSDDDKIRLQLALDVAYLGEQVTRAPLPFQGPGCIPGAQQAPGDDWERPKVRSGARREDQGPRRLRRRLCAQRYEKGKADSVSPVNWHSVGSLVLLFPELLGREPVGRGAVLSVQCLKQA, encoded by the exons ATGGAGAAAAGTAGGATGAGCCTGCCCAAGGGGCCGGACACGCTGTGCTTCGACAAGGACGAGTTCATGAAG GAAGACTTCGACGTGGATCACTTTGTGTCTGACTGTCGGAAGCGAGTCCAGCTGGAAGCGCTTAGAGACGACCTGGAACTCTACTATAAGCTGCTCAAAGCAGCCATGGTCGAGCTCATCAACAAGGACTACGCAGACTTTGTCAACCTGTCGACGAACCTG GTCGGCATGGACAAGGCCCTCAATCAGCTTTCTGTGCCTTTGGGACAGTTACGAGAAGAGGTTCTG agTCTGCAGTCATCTGTCAGTGAAGGGATTCGGGCAGTAGACGAGCGACTGTCTAAGCAAGAGGACATTAGGAAGAAGAAG atatgTGTATTGCGGCTTATACAGGTTATTCGATCAgttgagaaaattgaaaaaatcTTAAATTCTCAACATTCTAAAGAAACATCTGCTCTAGAAGCAAGCAG CCCGCTTTTGACTGGACAAATTTTGGAGAGAATTGCCACAGAATTTAATCAGTTACAGTTTCATGCTGTTCAAAGCAAAGGCTTGCCTCTTTTGGACAAAATAAGACCA CGCATAGCTGGCATCACAGCCGTGCTGCAGCAGTCACTGGAAGGCCTCCTGCTAGAAGGCATTCAGACTTCCAGTGTCGATATTATTCGGCACTGCTTACGGACTTACGCCACGATCGACAAGACCCGGGATGCAGAGGCCTTGGTCGGTCAAGTCCTTGTGAAGCCATACGTAGACGAG GTGATTCTAGAGCAGATTGTTGACAGTCATCTGAGTGACCTCCAGCTCATGTATGCTAAGCTCTTGGAGTTCGTTCCGCATCACTGCCGCCTTCTTCGAGAGGTCACAGGAGGAGCCACCTCAAG TGAAAAGGGCAACACTGTTCCCGGCTATGATTTTTTGGTGAATTCTGTCTGGCCAGAAATAGTACGAGGATTAGAAGAAAAATTGCCCTCGCTGTTTAATCCTGGGGACCCTGATGCGTTTCACCAG aaatataccATAAGTATGGATTTTGTAAGAGCGTTTGAACGGCAGTGTGGATCACAGGCCAGTGTCAAAAGATTAAGAGCGCATCCTGCCTATCACAGCTTCAATAATAAGTGGAACTTGcctgtttattttcaaataag ATTTAGAGAAATAGCGGGATCCTTAGAAGCAGCACTTACAGATGTCCTGGAAGATGCACCAG CTGGGAGCTCGTATCGCCTTTTGGCTTCTCATAGGACGTGGAGCAGCCTTCAGAGGTGCTGGTCTGACGAGATGTTCTTGCCGCTGCTGGCGCATCGTCTGTGGAGGCTGACGCTGCAGATTCTGGCCCGGTACTCCGTATTTGTCAAGGAG CTTTTACTCAGGCCCATCTCTAATGAAAGTGCTAAGGATATTAAAAAGCCTTTGGTAACTGGCAGCAAAGAGCTTTCTATCACCCAAGGAAATTGCGAAGACCAAGCAAGTGGCCCGTCTGAAACAAAGCCCATTGTTTCCATTTCCAGCACTCAACTTGTCTATGTGGTCACAGACCTGGACAGGCTTCAGGAGCAG CTTCCAGAACTCTTAGAAACAATCAAGCCAAAACTTGAAGTGATGggctttaagaatttttcttccATCTCAG CAGCCCTGGAGGACTCCCAGCTGTCTTTGTCTGCCTGTGTACCTGCCTTGAGTGAGAAAATCACCCAGGACTTAAGTGAGTCTTGCTTTAGTCATCTGAAAAGTGCCCTGGAGGTTCCCAGGCTGTACCGAAGAACCAATAAG GAGGTGCCCGTGACAGCCTCCTCTTACGTGGACAGCGCTCTGAAGCCATTGTACCAGCTTCAGAGCGGGCACAAGGACAAGCTCAAGCAGGCCACGATTCAGCAGTGGTTAGAAGCCACCCTCTCTGAGAGCACGCATAA GTACTATGAGACCGTGTCGGACGTCCTGAGCTCTGTGAGGAAGATGGAGGAAAGCCTGAAGAGGCTCAAGCAAGCCAGGAGAGCCCCTCCCACCAGCCCGGCTGGCCTCAGTGGCGGTGGCATGAGCGATGATGACAAGATCCGACTGCAGCTGGCCTTGGACGTTGCGTATTTAGGAGAGCAGGTGACTCGCGCGCCGCTGCCCTTCCAGGGGCCTGGCTGCATTCCAGGGGCCCAGCAGGCACCGGGCGATGACTGGGAGAGACCAAAAGTTCGTTCCGGTGCTAGAAGAGAGGACCAGGGCCCCAGACGCTTAAGGAGGAGGCTGTGTGCCCAGCGATATGAGAAGGGAAAAGCAGACTCTGTGAGCCCAGTGAACTGGCATTCTGTTGGCTCGCTGGTGCTCCTGTTCCCAGAGCTGCTGGGACGTGAGCCCGTAGGCAGAGGTGCTGTCCTTTCGGTCCAGTGCCTGAAACAAGCTTGA
- the COG2 gene encoding conserved oligomeric Golgi complex subunit 2 isoform X4, translating into MEKSRMSLPKGPDTLCFDKDEFMKEDFDVDHFVSDCRKRVQLEALRDDLELYYKLLKAAMVELINKDYADFVNLSTNLVGMDKALNQLSVPLGQLREEVLSLQSSVSEGIRAVDERLSKQEDIRKKKICVLRLIQVIRSVEKIEKILNSQHSKETSALEASSPLLTGQILERIATEFNQLQFHAVQSKGLPLLDKIRPRIAGITAVLQQSLEGLLLEGIQTSSVDIIRHCLRTYATIDKTRDAEALVGQVLVKPYVDEVILEQIVDSHLSDLQLMYAKLLEFVPHHCRLLREVTGGATSSEKGNTVPGYDFLVNSVWPEIVRGLEEKLPSLFNPGDPDAFHQKYTISMDFVRAFERQCGSQASVKRLRAHPAYHSFNNKWNLPVYFQIRFREIAGSLEAALTDVLEDAPAGSSYRLLASHRTWSSLQRCWSDEMFLPLLAHRLWRLTLQILARYSVFVKELLLRPISNESAKDIKKPLVTGSKELSITQGNCEDQASGPSETKPIVSISSTQLVYVVTDLDRLQEQLPELLETIKPKLEVMGFKNFSSISALEDSQLSLSACVPALSEKITQDLSESCFSHLKSALEVPRLYRRTNKEVPVTASSYVDSALKPLYQLQSGHKDKLKQATIQQWLEATLSESTHKYYETVSDVLSSVRKMEESLKRLKQARRAPPTSPAGLSGGGMSDDDKIRLQLALDVAYLGEQIEKMGLQTKDIRSFPALAELVAAAKDQATAEQP; encoded by the exons ATGGAGAAAAGTAGGATGAGCCTGCCCAAGGGGCCGGACACGCTGTGCTTCGACAAGGACGAGTTCATGAAG GAAGACTTCGACGTGGATCACTTTGTGTCTGACTGTCGGAAGCGAGTCCAGCTGGAAGCGCTTAGAGACGACCTGGAACTCTACTATAAGCTGCTCAAAGCAGCCATGGTCGAGCTCATCAACAAGGACTACGCAGACTTTGTCAACCTGTCGACGAACCTG GTCGGCATGGACAAGGCCCTCAATCAGCTTTCTGTGCCTTTGGGACAGTTACGAGAAGAGGTTCTG agTCTGCAGTCATCTGTCAGTGAAGGGATTCGGGCAGTAGACGAGCGACTGTCTAAGCAAGAGGACATTAGGAAGAAGAAG atatgTGTATTGCGGCTTATACAGGTTATTCGATCAgttgagaaaattgaaaaaatcTTAAATTCTCAACATTCTAAAGAAACATCTGCTCTAGAAGCAAGCAG CCCGCTTTTGACTGGACAAATTTTGGAGAGAATTGCCACAGAATTTAATCAGTTACAGTTTCATGCTGTTCAAAGCAAAGGCTTGCCTCTTTTGGACAAAATAAGACCA CGCATAGCTGGCATCACAGCCGTGCTGCAGCAGTCACTGGAAGGCCTCCTGCTAGAAGGCATTCAGACTTCCAGTGTCGATATTATTCGGCACTGCTTACGGACTTACGCCACGATCGACAAGACCCGGGATGCAGAGGCCTTGGTCGGTCAAGTCCTTGTGAAGCCATACGTAGACGAG GTGATTCTAGAGCAGATTGTTGACAGTCATCTGAGTGACCTCCAGCTCATGTATGCTAAGCTCTTGGAGTTCGTTCCGCATCACTGCCGCCTTCTTCGAGAGGTCACAGGAGGAGCCACCTCAAG TGAAAAGGGCAACACTGTTCCCGGCTATGATTTTTTGGTGAATTCTGTCTGGCCAGAAATAGTACGAGGATTAGAAGAAAAATTGCCCTCGCTGTTTAATCCTGGGGACCCTGATGCGTTTCACCAG aaatataccATAAGTATGGATTTTGTAAGAGCGTTTGAACGGCAGTGTGGATCACAGGCCAGTGTCAAAAGATTAAGAGCGCATCCTGCCTATCACAGCTTCAATAATAAGTGGAACTTGcctgtttattttcaaataag ATTTAGAGAAATAGCGGGATCCTTAGAAGCAGCACTTACAGATGTCCTGGAAGATGCACCAG CTGGGAGCTCGTATCGCCTTTTGGCTTCTCATAGGACGTGGAGCAGCCTTCAGAGGTGCTGGTCTGACGAGATGTTCTTGCCGCTGCTGGCGCATCGTCTGTGGAGGCTGACGCTGCAGATTCTGGCCCGGTACTCCGTATTTGTCAAGGAG CTTTTACTCAGGCCCATCTCTAATGAAAGTGCTAAGGATATTAAAAAGCCTTTGGTAACTGGCAGCAAAGAGCTTTCTATCACCCAAGGAAATTGCGAAGACCAAGCAAGTGGCCCGTCTGAAACAAAGCCCATTGTTTCCATTTCCAGCACTCAACTTGTCTATGTGGTCACAGACCTGGACAGGCTTCAGGAGCAG CTTCCAGAACTCTTAGAAACAATCAAGCCAAAACTTGAAGTGATGggctttaagaatttttcttccATCTCAG CCCTGGAGGACTCCCAGCTGTCTTTGTCTGCCTGTGTACCTGCCTTGAGTGAGAAAATCACCCAGGACTTAAGTGAGTCTTGCTTTAGTCATCTGAAAAGTGCCCTGGAGGTTCCCAGGCTGTACCGAAGAACCAATAAG GAGGTGCCCGTGACAGCCTCCTCTTACGTGGACAGCGCTCTGAAGCCATTGTACCAGCTTCAGAGCGGGCACAAGGACAAGCTCAAGCAGGCCACGATTCAGCAGTGGTTAGAAGCCACCCTCTCTGAGAGCACGCATAA GTACTATGAGACCGTGTCGGACGTCCTGAGCTCTGTGAGGAAGATGGAGGAAAGCCTGAAGAGGCTCAAGCAAGCCAGGAGAGCCCCTCCCACCAGCCCGGCTGGCCTCAGTGGCGGTGGCATGAGCGATGATGACAAGATCCGACTGCAGCTGGCCTTGGACGTTGCGTATTTAGGAGAGCAG